AATCCCGCCGCCAATGTGCAACGCACTCCCGGGCCCCTTCAACCTCCCATTGGCGTCGAAACTCTGACGCGCAACCAACTCCCGCAGCGCAGCGCAGAGTTTCGCCTCTCTAGGGTCATCGGACATGAAGGCATCTAATTGGCTCGCCACAACAGATGAGGGCGATGCTATTTGAGCATCCAACATTTACCTATTTTTCTTGAACCAGCGAACAACCGCCATAGCTTGCGCGTGCCTGCTTACGGCAACTCTGTTGGTGGGGTCCTTTGCAGCTTCGCCCCAGTCCTCAACGCGTCTCTCCCAGTAGGGCAAGTGCGTGGAGTCAAATACGAAGCAGTTGCAGCCCGCGCACATGGTGATGCTGCGGGTCTTATAGTTAGGCTTTCGTAGCATCCACGACGCCCCACCCGCAGCTTGCTGGCAGCGAGACTCCAGAGGAGCGGCGCTGATGAAACAGTTGCCGAAGTCATTGAAAAAAATCCGGATGTCGTGCGCATAGACAACCTCCTTGACCTTAGTACGCAGCACTCCAATGTCCTGAATAGAGTCGAGTTTGGCGTCTGTCAGAAAGCGGTCCACAGCTGCTGCCATATTGCCGAAGACAACTTTCCTCTCGCTTCGACTAACAAAGAAGTCAACTGTCGCACTGTGTGCCAAGCTGTCCACCTCGTCGGCCAGTCTTTGAATGGGCTCGTAGTACCCCTTGTAGGTAATGGACTCATTGAGGTGTCCGTAGTGAAAGCTCAGCGCCGAGAGCGATGATTTTCGGGTTTTCAGACAGTAGTCCGCGAAGGTCTTGCGTCCTTGGTGAGTCCTGATGCAGCCCCCTCTGGACTGCCGATAGCGCATCAAGTTGTTGCCGAAGCTGTCGTAGTCAGGAAGCCTGGATAGGTTCACAAAACACCGAATGAATCGACGGCAGGCCTGCTTGGCAAGCGATATCCATCCCGAGATGAGCTGTAGATGTTTTTTCGGTCTTATCGTGCTCCTTATTAGGAATCACTGCTGAGCCTGCGCCACCGCTAATCTCATGTTCTGTGTGTGACATGGGCGGAGGGCCGATTACCTTTAGTACCGCCTCTACTTCGCTCGGTTGCATGGCATTTGGCAGCAAGATGTCCTCGGTAGACTCCTTGCCATAGCCAACACGTTGTCGGAGTTCCTTGCGGCGGTCATCAAGAAAGTAGGCCACATTAGCCGCCTTGAACAAGGTACCTTCGGGAGCTCCTGAACACAGGTCAGGAAGATTCTCCGTTGCCCACTGGTATAACTGTTGAATTGGCACTAGACGTCTTGAGACTGTGGCCTGTCGGAACGTTTGACTGTGATGAGGTGACACCAAGTTCATGCTGTCGACGTAGCGTCCTAAATCAGCCCACGTGGCTTTGTTCCAAGGGATTTCGAACCGGGCGCAGAACCGCATCCAATCAAGCAAGTCACTTGAGTAAGCTTCTACCGTGTTAGCGTTGTACGTCAGGTTGCGAGTGAGATGCTTGTCTGTCATGTAAAGCAACCCGACTAAGCGCAGCATGACTGACACACCTTTCTGAAACGGGGTTAGTCGGTCAGTCCGCCGCCGGCTTCCGACGGTCACAGCACTCAGACAGCAGCGTGTGGGTGACCTAATAAGCCGATAATTTCAGGCCTAATGAATCAACGACTTACGCGTCATGGGCAAACATAAGTTGAGAAATTTGGACGCATAAGCTGAGAAATTTCTACCAGCGCTGTTTTTTCAGGCATCTCTGCGTCCGCCGCGATGCGGCGTCTCCCATCAAAAACAGCGTGGGGCATCAATGAAAAAGCGTCTTCTGCGTATGAAACAGCACTATACGCTTGATTGTTCGCTCAACCGGGACAATGAGCCCACGGATAGCGTCAGGCCGCAGAGTCTTGGAACTGGAGCCAGAGATGCTGGGATTCGCACGCAGGCCCCCGTCTCAGGTTTTTCTCTCACCGACGGAAGGTGAGTGAACAGAGCTGGGATGTCGCGCGGTCGACGCTGATGCAGACTGAGCGGCCGAGTTCGACACAAGCCTGATGGCACCACGAACAGACCGTGGCCACCGTCGCGCTGTTGCACAGCAATGGCAGTGAACTTAACTACCCATGCAGCGGAGCACGTCGAATTGTGGCACTCAACAAATGCCCCGCCGCTAGCGCATTCAGTCTCAGTCAACACTGGCACCCGAGGAGCGAACAATCTTGGCCCACTTTTCGGTGTCACTTTGGATGCGTTGAGTGAACTCAGCTGGAGAGGACGAAAGCGGCGTAGCCCCCTGGCCAGACAACTTGTCTATCGTCGCTTTCTCCCTGGAAATTTGAGTGATTTCGGTAGATAACTTGCTCAAAATTTCTGGAGGCAAGTTCTTTGGTGCAATCACACCAAACCACACGTCCGCCACATATCCGGTCACGCCAGCCTCAGCCATGGTGGGCACATCTGGAAGTGCTGGCGAACGTGACGCTCCGGTCACTGCTAGCGCACGCAGGGCGCCCGATTTCACATGCGGCAATGAACCCGGTAGGTTGTCAAACATCAGTTGAATCTGGTTACCCAACAGGTCTGCCATCGCAGGACCGCTGCCTTTGTAGGGTACATGGGTCATCGATGCCCCCGTCATCGACTTGAACATCTCACCGGTCAGGTGATTTGTCGTCCCACTGCCTGCCGACCCCATGTTCAAAGTTTCAGGCTGACGTTTCGAGTAGGCAATCAGTTCTGAGACCGTCCTCGCCGGGACTTTTGGGTTGACCACTAGGATGTTTGGAACGCTTGCAAAAGGCGCTACGGGCGTGAAATCTTTATGCGGGTCAAATGGAAGCTTCTTGTACAAAGAGGGGTTGATGGAGCTGGTTCCGACCGTTCCGAAAAGAAGCGTGTAGCCGTCGGCGGGCGCCTTGGCGACCAAGTCCGCGCCAATATTTCCACCTGCACCACCACGGTTGTCGACCACCACCGACTGCCCCAGCTTTTCGGACAGCCTCGTTGCCAGCAAACGCCCCAGGTTGTCGGTGGTACCTCCCGCCGGAAATGGCACCACCAACCGAATCGGCTTGCTGGGAAAAGCATCGGCGAAGGCGGAGGATGCAGCGAGCGCAACGACGACCGCTGCAGTGAGCTTGGAAACACAAATCATGGTTCGTCCAAATGTAGATAGGTGGATGGAAAGTAGTTGAAAGGAAAAGTCGCTCAATCAGCAGACAGGTCAGCAAGTTCGGTTAGCTCGCACTGAAGCCTGGTACGTGAATCCGCAACCATCTGCCGAGTGCGCATGGCTCGCTCTTGAGCTTTGTGGAGCTCATCCCGCTGTTGTGCGATTCGCAGGACGACCAGAGAGGGTGCAGGCCCCCCCTTCGCAGAGCGCGACTCAAGGCTGTACGCCGGGTCGAGACACAGTCGCACGGACTGGTCACTCAAGCAAATGGGCCTACCCGTCTGCTCCGTGGCTGCCGCGTTGACCATCTCCGCTGTGATGTCGCTGGCCGGCAAGCTGGCATCCAGTGCCTGACGCACCACAGCCCCCACGACATGATGTGCTTCTCTGAAGGAAAGGCCAGATTCACGGACCAGAGCGTCAGCCAGGTCCGTGGCCGTGGAGAAGTCCGTGCGAGCCTTGTGCAGCATGGTCGCTTCAGCTGGCCTCGCGGAATCGATGACCAGCTTGAACAGGACGAGACAGCGCAGGCATTCATCGGCACTCTCCCAAAAGCTGCGCATGCTCTCCCGATTGCCATCGCCGCTGTGGGTAAAGTGCGTACCCTTCACCGCTGACATCGCCGCTGTCAAAAGACCTATGAGGTGGCTTGTCTTCCCCTTGAGGTATTCAACGACCACCGGGTTCTTCTTCTGCGGCATGATGCTCGAAGTTCCCGCTACGCTGTCGGGGAACTCAATCAAACCGAACTCCGGAGTGGCCCACACATAGAAGTCCTGGGCAATTCGTCCCCAGGTCAGCGATGCGATGGTCATCGCAGACATCAACTCCCAGGCGAAGTCACGCGAAGCCACTGCATCTAAGGAGTTCTCCACGCATCCCGAAAACCCGAGCAACCGGGCCGTCTCCTCGCGCTGAATTGGGAATGCGGTGCCAGCCAGAGCACCCGCTCCAAGGGGGCTCGCATCCATATTGACAATGGCCTGCTCTATTCGTCCTGCATCACGCGCCATAGCCTGCGCTACGGCAGACAGATAGTGACCGTAGCTGATGGGCTGAGCGGACTGAAGATGTGTGTACCCTGGCATTACCACATCGGCGTAGGCGGCAGCACGCGATAGCGCCACCTCCCTGGCTGCATTCAACGCATCCAGCACATTGAGCCCGATGTCTCTCGCTCGCAGCCGGTCGTGGGTCGCAAGAATGTCGTTACGGCTGCGAGCCACGTGCAGACGCCCACCCACATCTGAGCCCGCCAGGCTCATCAGTTGCGCTTCGTAGTTGAAGTACGCATCCTCGCGCTGCGGGTCCAACGTGACCGCGTCAGGTCCGTCGCCTTGCATTTTCACGAGCGTCCGAGCAAGCAAAGCGGCAACGTTTGTTGGCACCAAGCCCGCCTTTCGCAACATCAAGAGGTGGGCAGCGTTGATGTCGGTCAGGTAGATGAACCCACTCGCGAACTCGCGATTGAGCCGCGGTAGGTAGATGTGGTCGCACACCTCCTGTGCGGTGGGTTGTTGCAAACGACGACTTACTTTGGATTCCATGAATTGCCTGCTTCCTGCCACTGGGGAACCGTTCCCCCGAGTTCTTGAGCGAAGTATGAAAACCGCATGACATGCCGTCAAATACGAGTTTTATAGGAACCCATACATCCTTGTTATGCTCATTGAAAATACGCAGAGGTGCAAATGAAGTTCAAGCAGATTGAGACATTCAGGGTGGTGATGCTCACGAGGTCAATGACCTTGGCTGCCAAGGAGTTGCACACCACCCAGCCAAACATCAGCAGGTTCATTGCCCAGCTGGAAGCCGAAACAGGCCTGCACCTCTTCGAGCGAAAGGCTGGGAGACTCACGCCCACTGCGGAAGGGGACGCGTTCTACCAAGAGGTTCAGCGCTCGTTCTTGGGCATGGACGCCCTCGAGAACTCGGTACGACTGATTCGACAACTGGGCACTGGAACGCTTCGCATCGGAGCAGTACCGTCAATTGCGATGAGTGTGATGCCCAAAGTCATTCAAGTGTTCCGGAAACGCTACCCCGATACCCCGGTCTCCATCCACACCAATGACTCACCAACGGTGGCGAAATGGACGGCCACCCGCTACTGTGACCTCGGTCTTGTTTCGTACCTTGTTGACACTGCGGGCGTTCAGTCGAGTCTGTGGGCGCAAGAACAGGGTGTTTGCATCGTTCCCGTAGGCCATCGTCTGGCCAAAAAGCGCTCGGTCAAACCAAGTGACTTTGATGATGAACCATTTATCTCGCTCACACAGGGTGATGGCACGAGAGAGGCGGTGGACGCGGCGTTCAATCCAGACCGTCGCAAGCTCATCTTGGACACCCCATATGCCCCCACCATTTGCAGAATGGTCGAAATGGGCCTTGGAGTCAGCGTGGTCAACCCATTGGTGGTGCGCAACATGAGCCTGCCAGGAATCAAGGTGCTTCGATTCGAGCCCGCGGTGCAGTTTGCACGGCACGTGCTAATCGCTCAGCAGCACACAGAGTCGGCGCAGATGACAGCCTTCATGCGGTGTTTGGCTGAGATTTGAGGGTCATGAAATCCCTGGTCCTGAAGGTCGCCGCATGAACACCAATTCGCTTGGCCGCTTGTGTGGCGGTCATATGCGTTGCCGTAGCGGCGACCTCAGGCGTGGCAAAGTCTATGCACGTACCGTCGAACTCTGCTTCGGCTACGCGCAAGATGACGTCAAGGAACTGCTGTAATCCTTGGCAATGGTGCAGCGCCTTTAGGCGCTCGTACCACGGTCCGAGTCGGGTCCGCAATGTACGGCCGTCTGGATTGCCGGACAAAAATCCGGGCTCTCACGTGCGCTTCAAACTGCGTGGGCCAATTTGGGAGCAACTGGTCCATGGGCGCAAGAAATTCCACGCCCTGACTGACGGCACCAGGCCCAGAGGCGTTGGTGCGTGACGGTGCAGCATCGGGCACGTACCACTGACAAAGGGTGCGCACCAACTCAGTCACCGCGTACAGAGTGCTTCCTTCGACCGCTGGTGTCCGAGCAGATGCACTCGGCACAGGTAGATGTTGGCCAGGGCCAAGGCGGTGAACGCACGCGTGGCGTTCTTTTGCAGCCCGCGATAGCGCACCTTAGTGAACCCCCATAGCCGCTTGACCACGGCAAAGACGTGTTCGACCCGAGCACGCAAGCGCGACTTGTTGCGATTCTTGGCCCGCTGCACCTCATCAACCTCTCCCGCACGGCGCGTGCGCTGGTTGGTGAAGTCCTTGGCCTTGGGTGCCTTGCTCGCTATCAGTGCCTTCTGGCTGGCATAGGCCAAGTCGCCATAAACGCGCTGCTCGTTGCCGTGCAGCAAATCAGGCAGTGGATGTTTGTCGTGCACGTTGGCCGCCGTGACCACCGCGCTGTGGGCCAGCCCGGTTTGGCTGTCCACGCCGATGTGCAGCTTCATGCCGAAATACCACTGCTGGCCCTTGCGGGTTTGGTGCATTTCTGGGTCTCTGGCTTTGGCGGCGTTCTTGGTGGAGCTGGGTGCACCAATGATGGTGGCGTCCACGATGGTGCCGGTGTTGACCTTGATGCCGCGCGCCTGCAACTCCTTGCCCACGCGTGCGAACAGCGCTTCGCCCAACTTGTTGTCGCCCAGCAGATGGCGGAACTTGAGCATCGTGGTGGCATCGGGCACTGGCTCGCAACCCAGGTCAATGCCGACGAAGCGGCGCAGGCTGGCACTGTCGTAGAGGGCTTCCTCACACGCCAGGTCGGCGAGGTTGAACCAGTGCTGGATGAAGTGGATGCGCAGCATGCGCTCCAGTCCAATGGGAGGACGCCCATTGCCAGCCTTGGGGTAGTGCGGTGCGATTTCTTCGCACAGCGCCGCCCAGGGCACCAGCGCCTCCATGGTCTTGAGGAATTCGTCGCGCCGCGTGGGCTTGCGATGCTGTTCAAAACCCGACTGGGCGTCGGCTGCCATAGCAAGGGTCTGCTGCTTCATGGCCCAGTAATTTACCCACGCTGGAGTAGCAGCGGAGACTTTTTCAGCGTTGCCCTAAGCCTTCCCAGAGAGTAGATAGACATTGCTCTGTGTCCGACGAAAGTACTTTCGGACATCTGCATGGGTCACGGGGCTGGGAATTGCGTTGTGCATCTCTCAACGCTGATTTGCGAGGTTCCACAGCCGCAAGCGGCTGTTCCACCCCGCCTCACAAGAGGAACAACCGGTTAAACAAAACCCGAAAACCAGCTGCCTGTTTTATTCACTATCGCCAGACACGCAGTTTCTGTCGCTCCATAACATGCTCGCAGCCCCGGTAGGGATTGACCGATAGCTCAAAGAAGATGTCGGGCGAGTCGTTGGCGCACAGGGCACTGCGCGCGGTCTCGAAATGCACGCGGGTGGCGGGCGAAGGACGGCTGTCGCCATCGCCCTCGTCGCACGCAGCAGGCCCGCCCGGCGCCCCGGCGCCCCATTCATCACCGCCCTCCCGACCTCCGTGGCCCGGGGCGAAGCCCTCCGCATTGCCAGGTGCCCGAACAGGGCTCCACCCGTCATCTGCGGGCTCGCGCTGGTCTTTTGCAAACCGGTGCGCCATGGCTGTCGCCGCACCTCGGCCGCGAATGGCTTGCAGCGGGACGCGGATTTCCTGCGGCTGTTCGGGCAGGTCGTCTTCAGGAGGGGGTAAGAGGCCCATAGCGAGCGGGGGTGGGGTCGGCGCTAAAAAACTGTTTATTTATACAGTATTTTGAGCCTCCATTCTTCGATCACCCCATCAAGCCCCAAATCAGTGCAAAACCTTGCACCAACTCTTGGCGCGCTTCTTGCTTCAACTTGGTGCAAATCTGTGGCGTATCCCGAAAACGCACCAGAGTCGATCAATCACTATCGCGAGGACGTTATGGAAGCACTCAAACAGGGCACAGATGCCTTGTTCATCTTGCTCGGGGCGATCATGGTGTTGGCCATGCACGCCGGGTTTGCGTTTCTGGAGCTGGGCACGGTTCGCAAAAAGAACCAGGTGAATGCGCTGGTCAAGATCCTGGTGGACTTTTCGGTGTCCACGGTGGTCTATTTCGTCGTCGGCTACACCGTGGCCTACGGCACGCATTTTTTTGTTGGCGCAGAGTCGCTGGTGCAGCTCAGCGGGTATGCGCTGGTCAAGTTCTTCTTCCTGCTCACGTTCGCAGCCGCCATCCCGGCCATCGTGTCGGGCGGCATCGCAGAGCGCGCCAAGTTTTGGCCACAACTGCTGGCAACGGCAGTCATCGTGGGCTTTGTGTACCCGTTTTTTGAGGGCATCGCCTGGAACCAGCATTTTGGAGTGCAGGGCTGGATCAAGGCCGTGACGGGCGAGGAGTTCCATGACTTTGCGGGCTCGGTGGTGGTGCACGCCATGGGCGGCTGGATTGCGTTGCCGGCGGTGATCCTGCTGGGCTCTCGCGCCAACCGCTACCGCAAGGACGGTGCGATCTCGGCCCACCCGCCATCGAACATTCCCTTCCTGGCGCTGGGCGCCTGGATCTTGGTGGTGGGCTGGTTCGGCTTCAATGTGATGAGCGCGCAGTCCGTGGACAAGCTCTCGGGCCTGGTCGCGGTGAACTCGCTGATGGCCATGGTGGGCGGCACGCTCGCTGCCCTGGTACTGGGCAAGAACGACCCCGGCTTTGTGCACAATGGCCCGCTCGCAGGTCTGGTGGCCGTGTGTGCGGGCTCGGACCTCATGCACCCGCTGGGTGCGCTGGTGGTGGGCGCGGTGGCCGGGGCCATCTTTGTGCTGATGTTCACCTTGACACAGAACAAATGGAAGATCGACGACGTGCTCGGCGTATGGCCGCTGCACGGGCTGTGCGGCACCTGGGGCGGGCTGGCGGCAGGCCTCTTTGGCAGCAAGGCGCTGGGCGGGCTGGGCGGGGTGAGCCTGTCGGCCCAGCTCATCGGCACGGGCCTGGGTGTGGTGTGGGCCCTGATCGGCGGCGTGGTGGTGTACGGCATCCTCAAGCAGACGGTGGGCATCCGGCTGACGCAGGAAGAAGAGTTTGACGGTGCCGACCTGAGCATCCACAAGATCAGCGCCACGCCCGACCGCGAAGTGAGTTGGTAACCCAACACCCGGCGACGGCATCGGACCGGCGAGGGACCCGGTGCAAGGCCTGATACGGGTCCAAGCCGTCGCCTTGGCGCGCTGTCTGACAGCGGATGGACCGGTGCGCAGCTATACCTGAGCCCTGCGCCCCAGCGGCTCCACGGTCACAATCGCGCCATGCTGTCTTCGCCCCCCTTGTCCGTCGTCACCCAGCCCCAGTCGGCCCGCTCCAGATGGCTGGGCATGGTCGTGCTGCTGGTCACCCTAGCCCTGGCGGGATGCGCGGGCCTGCCCAAGGAGGTGGACCGCCCAGTGTCGGTTGCTCTGGCGGCTCCCGGCGACACTCCACTGGGGAAGCTGGTCGCCGCGCGCAGGGCCGCCGAGGGGGCACGGCATGCCTCAGGGTTTGCACTGCTCAGCGGCCCACAGGCTGCCTACAGCAGCCGCCTGGCCCTGGTCGACGCCGCCCAGAAAACCCTGGACCTGCAGTACTACGCCATCCATGCAGACGCCAGCAGCGAGCGCCTGCTGCTCAGCGTGATGGCCGCGGCACAGCGTGGTGTGCGGGTGCGCGTGTTGCTGGACGACTTTCACAGCACCGGGCGCGACGCGCAGGTGATGCGGCTGGCGTTTGTGCCCAATATCGAGATGCGGATGTTCAACCCCGTGACCGGTGC
Above is a window of Acidovorax sp. KKS102 DNA encoding:
- a CDS encoding site-specific integrase, translated to MLRLVGLLYMTDKHLTRNLTYNANTVEAYSSDLLDWMRFCARFEIPWNKATWADLGRYVDSMNLVSPHHSQTFRQATVSRRLVPIQQLYQWATENLPDLCSGAPEGTLFKAANVAYFLDDRRKELRQRVGYGKESTEDILLPNAMQPSEVEAVLKVIGPPPMSHTEHEISGGAGSAVIPNKEHDKTEKTSTAHLGMDIACQAGLPSIHSVFCEPIQAS
- a CDS encoding tripartite tricarboxylate transporter substrate binding protein produces the protein MICVSKLTAAVVVALAASSAFADAFPSKPIRLVVPFPAGGTTDNLGRLLATRLSEKLGQSVVVDNRGGAGGNIGADLVAKAPADGYTLLFGTVGTSSINPSLYKKLPFDPHKDFTPVAPFASVPNILVVNPKVPARTVSELIAYSKRQPETLNMGSAGSGTTNHLTGEMFKSMTGASMTHVPYKGSGPAMADLLGNQIQLMFDNLPGSLPHVKSGALRALAVTGASRSPALPDVPTMAEAGVTGYVADVWFGVIAPKNLPPEILSKLSTEITQISREKATIDKLSGQGATPLSSSPAEFTQRIQSDTEKWAKIVRSSGASVD
- the argH gene encoding argininosuccinate lyase; translated protein: MESKVSRRLQQPTAQEVCDHIYLPRLNREFASGFIYLTDINAAHLLMLRKAGLVPTNVAALLARTLVKMQGDGPDAVTLDPQREDAYFNYEAQLMSLAGSDVGGRLHVARSRNDILATHDRLRARDIGLNVLDALNAAREVALSRAAAYADVVMPGYTHLQSAQPISYGHYLSAVAQAMARDAGRIEQAIVNMDASPLGAGALAGTAFPIQREETARLLGFSGCVENSLDAVASRDFAWELMSAMTIASLTWGRIAQDFYVWATPEFGLIEFPDSVAGTSSIMPQKKNPVVVEYLKGKTSHLIGLLTAAMSAVKGTHFTHSGDGNRESMRSFWESADECLRCLVLFKLVIDSARPAEATMLHKARTDFSTATDLADALVRESGLSFREAHHVVGAVVRQALDASLPASDITAEMVNAAATEQTGRPICLSDQSVRLCLDPAYSLESRSAKGGPAPSLVVLRIAQQRDELHKAQERAMRTRQMVADSRTRLQCELTELADLSAD
- a CDS encoding LysR family transcriptional regulator, which translates into the protein MKFKQIETFRVVMLTRSMTLAAKELHTTQPNISRFIAQLEAETGLHLFERKAGRLTPTAEGDAFYQEVQRSFLGMDALENSVRLIRQLGTGTLRIGAVPSIAMSVMPKVIQVFRKRYPDTPVSIHTNDSPTVAKWTATRYCDLGLVSYLVDTAGVQSSLWAQEQGVCIVPVGHRLAKKRSVKPSDFDDEPFISLTQGDGTREAVDAAFNPDRRKLILDTPYAPTICRMVEMGLGVSVVNPLVVRNMSLPGIKVLRFEPAVQFARHVLIAQQHTESAQMTAFMRCLAEI
- a CDS encoding IS5 family transposase; the encoded protein is MKQQTLAMAADAQSGFEQHRKPTRRDEFLKTMEALVPWAALCEEIAPHYPKAGNGRPPIGLERMLRIHFIQHWFNLADLACEEALYDSASLRRFVGIDLGCEPVPDATTMLKFRHLLGDNKLGEALFARVGKELQARGIKVNTGTIVDATIIGAPSSTKNAAKARDPEMHQTRKGQQWYFGMKLHIGVDSQTGLAHSAVVTAANVHDKHPLPDLLHGNEQRVYGDLAYASQKALIASKAPKAKDFTNQRTRRAGEVDEVQRAKNRNKSRLRARVEHVFAVVKRLWGFTKVRYRGLQKNATRAFTALALANIYLCRVHLLGHQRSKEALCTR
- a CDS encoding ammonium transporter translates to MEALKQGTDALFILLGAIMVLAMHAGFAFLELGTVRKKNQVNALVKILVDFSVSTVVYFVVGYTVAYGTHFFVGAESLVQLSGYALVKFFFLLTFAAAIPAIVSGGIAERAKFWPQLLATAVIVGFVYPFFEGIAWNQHFGVQGWIKAVTGEEFHDFAGSVVVHAMGGWIALPAVILLGSRANRYRKDGAISAHPPSNIPFLALGAWILVVGWFGFNVMSAQSVDKLSGLVAVNSLMAMVGGTLAALVLGKNDPGFVHNGPLAGLVAVCAGSDLMHPLGALVVGAVAGAIFVLMFTLTQNKWKIDDVLGVWPLHGLCGTWGGLAAGLFGSKALGGLGGVSLSAQLIGTGLGVVWALIGGVVVYGILKQTVGIRLTQEEEFDGADLSIHKISATPDREVSW